Within the bacterium genome, the region GGAAGCTGGCGCTGTAGCGCCGGTGGGATTGTTAGGATAGTTTATAAAGATCAACTTGGCCTTTTCTAACACCGATTCAGGGATGTCTTCCAGCACGGGCAGAAAATTGTTTTCTTCTCTGATAGGCATCAAATGCGGGATACCACCGGCAAAAATAGTGGCTGGTTCATAGACCGGGTATCCAGGCGAAGGAACCAGGACCACTTCACCCGGTTCAACAAAGGCCAGAGGTATATGGCCAATGCCTTCCTTTGATCCCATCAGAGAAAGGATCTGAGTATCCGGATCAAGGTCAAGGTTAAATCGCTGCTTGCACCAGACAGCCACTGTCCTTCTAAATTCGATTTTACCTTCAGTAGAGGGATATTGGTAGTTCTCAGGTTTGAGGACAGCCTTCTCCATCGCTTTAACTATATGAGCCGGGGTAGGTTTATCCGGGTCACCTATTCCCAGATCAATAATATCTACCCCCTCCGCCCTGGCCTTTGCCCTGGCTTTGTCTATCTCAAAAAAAGGATACGGGGGAAGGCATCTTAGTCTATTGGCCGGTGTTATCTTCAATGATCGCTCCTCCTTTATGTTTTTATTTATTCTTCCTCTTGGCTCTTTGATGTTGGATATAGGTTTCAGAGAACTGATGATTCCCATTCTGTTGGGCCACAAAATAGAGATACGGGACTGGCGCCGGATTTAAAGCAGCTTTAATAGAAGTGCGGCCCGGGCTGCAGATTGGCCCCGGGGGAAGCCCAGGATGGAGATAGGTATTGTAAGGAGACTTTATTTTCAAATCGTCGTAAGTAAGAAGATACTTATGATAACCAAGGGCGTAGAGAACAGTAGCACAGGATTCCAGAGGCATGCCTTGTTTCAGCCGATTGTAAAATACGGCTGAAACAAGGGGCCTTTCTTCTTCCTTTTGGACTTCTTTCTCAATGAGCGAGGCCAGTATAATAATCGAGTGTAGGGATATGTCCATCTTTTTAATCTTGCCCCGGAATGGATCGGTTATTTCTTGGAAGCGATTAAACATCGCCCTAATAATCTCTTCCTCACTTGTCCCCCTTACGGCCTGGTAGGTGTCAGGAAAAAGATACCCCTCCAAGCTTTCTACGTTCAGCCCTAAAGAAGAGATGAAATCCCGGTCATAACAAAGTGAGAGGAATCTTTTTGAGGAAGCAAATCCCTCGTCCTGAAGTCTGCCAGCAATTTCCCTAAGATTATAGCCTTCAGGGATAGTAAAGGAGGAAGTGATCGTCTCCCCTTTCTTCAGTTGATCCAGAAGCTCCTTGGTAGACATTCGGTTGTTAAATCTATATTCTCCTGCCTTAAGGCTGTTCTCAACACCTTTTAGTTTGGCTGTTAGGGTAAAGTAGAGGGGATAGTCAATAATCCGGTAAGATTTCAGGATAGAGGCAATTTGCCTGACCCCGGACCCAGGGGGAATAAAGACGGTTTGGGAGATATATGGCCGGCGGGGAGTAAGGAGGGTAGGCCAGAAGAGAACAACTAATAATAGGATTAATAAAAAAACGGCCACAAAGACCAGACTTGAAACTTTAGCTGTAATTGATGACCGGTTTTTTCCCATTGGCGCCCTCTTATTTCCTGATCCCTTAGCGACTAACAATTATGGCCGTCAAGATAACCTTGAAGAATAAGAACCGCACTCACTTTATCAACTACCGCCCGACGTTTACGCCCTTTTCTTCCTCTTAACCCCGATTCGATCAAAACCTTCTCTGCACTTACCGTGGTCAACCGTTCGTCCCACATATTTACCGGTAAGCCCAACTCCGATTTTAGACGTTCGGCAAAGGCTGAGGCTGACATTGCCCCGTCTCCTCGACTCCCATCCATATTAAGAGGGAGACCAACGACTATTTCTTCGACTTGATAAGAAGTCACTAGATCCCTTAACTCACTAATCTCCAGGCCTTCTTTATCCCGATAGATAACCGTTAGCCCCTGAGCAATGAGTCCCAACTCATCACTTATGGCCACCCCAATTCGTTTACCACCCAGGTCGAGTCCTAATATTCGTCCCAATTTCCTTACGTCCTTTGCCTTAGGTAATCCTCTTCGTAAGCGTTCAGCCACTAAGGCACAAACTCGATGCTCGATGCTCGATCCTGGATACTGGATCCTTTACCAGCATCGAAGATCGAGCATCGAGGATCGAGCATCGAGCATCCAGCATCATGTGCTGAACGGTTACTTCTCTTCTTAAGCTGCTCCCAGATAGGCCTCGATCACCTTGGGGTCTTTTTGAATCTGGGCCGGTTTACCTTCCGCTATCTTGACACCGTGATCCAGGACCACAATCTTATCACAGATATCCATAATCACTTTCATATCGTGTTCGATTAAAAGAATAGTTACCCCTTCATCCCGAATACGTCGGATAAGGTCGATCAAACGGGTGGTTTCAAGGGGATTCATGCCGGCGGCTGGTTCATCGAGAAGGAGGAGTTTTGGTTCAGTGGCCAGGCTGCGGGCGATTTCCAGACGCCGCTGGTCACCATAGGAAAGATTAGCCGCAAATTCGTCTGCGGCCTCCCCCAGTTTAACAAAGGCTATCTGCTTTGAGGCAGCAGCCGTAATCTCTTTCTCCTCCCGAATGGCGGCCCTGGTCCTCAGGATAGCCCCGATAAAGTTGGTCGATGTCCGGCAATGCCGGCCTATCTTGACATTATCCAGCACAGACAAGTTGGGAAAAAGGCGGATATTTTGAAAGGTGCGGGCGATCCCCTGTTTGGTAATCCGATCCGGCTTTAAGCGGGTAATATCTTTATTGCAGAAGATGACCCGGCCTGAGGTCGGTCTGGTAATACCGCTGATGAGGTTAAAGAGGGTGGTCTTACCCGCCCCGTTAGGCCCGATCAGAC harbors:
- the mltG gene encoding endolytic transglycosylase MltG, with translation MGKNRSSITAKVSSLVFVAVFLLILLLVVLFWPTLLTPRRPYISQTVFIPPGSGVRQIASILKSYRIIDYPLYFTLTAKLKGVENSLKAGEYRFNNRMSTKELLDQLKKGETITSSFTIPEGYNLREIAGRLQDEGFASSKRFLSLCYDRDFISSLGLNVESLEGYLFPDTYQAVRGTSEEEIIRAMFNRFQEITDPFRGKIKKMDISLHSIIILASLIEKEVQKEEERPLVSAVFYNRLKQGMPLESCATVLYALGYHKYLLTYDDLKIKSPYNTYLHPGLPPGPICSPGRTSIKAALNPAPVPYLYFVAQQNGNHQFSETYIQHQRAKRKNK
- the ruvX gene encoding Holliday junction resolvase RuvX translates to MGRILGLDLGGKRIGVAISDELGLIAQGLTVIYRDKEGLEISELRDLVTSYQVEEIVVGLPLNMDGSRGDGAMSASAFAERLKSELGLPVNMWDERLTTVSAEKVLIESGLRGRKGRKRRAVVDKVSAVLILQGYLDGHNC
- a CDS encoding ABC transporter ATP-binding protein: MEENKAILKIERVTKLFGGLVALEGIDFSLNQGEILGLIGPNGAGKTTLFNLISGITRPTSGRVIFCNKDITRLKPDRITKQGIARTFQNIRLFPNLSVLDNVKIGRHCRTSTNFIGAILRTRAAIREEKEITAAASKQIAFVKLGEAADEFAANLSYGDQRRLEIARSLATEPKLLLLDEPAAGMNPLETTRLIDLIRRIRDEGVTILLIEHDMKVIMDICDKIVVLDHGVKIAEGKPAQIQKDPKVIEAYLGAA